The Drechmeria coniospora strain ARSEF 6962 chromosome 02, whole genome shotgun sequence genome has a segment encoding these proteins:
- a CDS encoding Peptidase S8, producing MVALSHVAALLMAALPLLAAPNRSVEVPVSNMGYIITLKDDITSAGIDNHHAWVDRLHRQSIGKRNLDLPGVERKFNIGNFKAYAGKFDEATVKEILQQNDVESIEVNKEWELYSSVTQYGPPWGLGALSSRLPGNNSYVYDDSAGQGATVYVLDTGINAGHVEFEGRVVKGHNVVGGAFVDTYGHGTHVAGIVGSRTYGVAKKCTLVDVKVFVYNVSNSIKVLKGYQWAIDDIKAKGNAARSVINISIGGKGSNAFDKAIKNAYEQNILTVVAAGNKRQNAGLYSPSRAPYALTVGAINSEWKPWVRKNGTGSNYGPSIDIYAPGDNILSLGIKSKTSLVYKSGTSMASPHVAGLAAFLQVFENTRTPGETMARIKALATRGRLSGIRRDTVNMLANNGLGNQQNRLSHQGSNATARARPDLRPGSKLGSKLGSKLGSKQKPNPYLSPYPKEEPSPELNPYPELNPYLYPDPKLGPKPELNPYPELNPNPKQELNPYLYPDPKLGPKPELSPYPEPNPYPEPNPYPYPELKQEPNPYSNEDPKQEPNPYLNQYPKQEPNPYPDPKQEPNPELNPYSTPEPNPELNPELNPYPNPYSTPEPKQEPNPYPDPELNPDPKQEPNPYKNPHTNPHPNSHTNPHPNPHTNPHPNPHPKQNGQTTQRQDLTMTSPYWPGAHPKQGTADNQDASQGQDAAPPGQGTTGYGIGRIEQSPDQDASDDDACSSQR from the exons ATGGTCGCCCTCTCCCATGTTGCGGCCCTGCTCATGGCGGCCCTGCCCTTGTTGGCAGCGCCCAATAGGAGCGTTGAGGTACCGGTATCGAACATGGGCTATATCATTACCCTCAAAGACGATATaacctcggccggcatcgacaaTCACCACGCCTGGGTGGACCGGCTGCATCGACAAAGTATCGGAAAACGGAACCTCGACCTCCCCGGCGTCGAACGCAAGTTTAACATTGGCAACTTCAAGGCCTACGCCGGAAAGTTTGATGAGGCAACAGTCAAGGAGATTTTGCAGCAAAATGAT GTCGAATCTATCGAGGTCAATAAAGAATGGGAGCTCTATAGCAGCGTTACGCAGTACGGCCCGCCCTGGGGCCTAGGTGCCCTCTCGAGCCGGCTCCCGGGCAATAATAGCTACGTCTACGACGATAGCGCCGGCCAGGGTGCCACCGTTTACGTACTGGACACGGGCATCAacgccggccacgtcgagTTTGAGGGTCGCGTCGTCAAGGGCCACAAcgttgtcggcggcgccttTGTCGACACCTACGGCCACGGAACGCATGTGGCGGGCATTGTCGGCAGCAGGACGTACGGCGTTGCCAAGAAATGCACCTTGGTCGATGTTAAGGTCTTTGTCTATAACGTTAGCAACTCCATCAAGGTACTCAAAGGCTATCAATgggccatcgacgacatcaaggccaagggcaaCGCAGCGCGGAGCGTTATTAACATATCCATCGGTGGCAAAGGCTCCAACGCTTTCGACAAGGCCATCAAGAACGCGTACGAGCAAAACATCCTTACTGTCGTTGCCGCGGGGAATAAGCGCCAAAACGCCGGCCTCTACTCTCCCTCCCGGGCACCCTACGCCTTGACGGTTGGTGCCATCAACTCGGAGTGGAAACCGTGGGTGAGGAAGAACGGCACAGGCTCCAACTATGGGCCGAGCATCGACATTTACGCTCCCGGCGATAACATTCTATCTCTCGGCATTAAGTCGAAGACGTCCCTCGTCTACAAATCCGGCAcctccatggcctcgcctcacgtcgccggccttgctGCCTTTCTCCAAGTTTTTGAGAATACCAGAACGCCAGGCGAGACGATGGCTCGGATCAAGGCGCTTGCTACAAGAGGCCGCCTCAGCGGCATCCGGAGGGATACCGTTAACATGCTGGCCAACAATGGCCTTGGCAACCAACAGAATCGGTTGAGCCATCAGGGTTCGAACGCCACGGCGCGTGCAAGGCCGGACTTGAGGCCGGGATCGAAGCTGGGATCGAAGCTGGGATCGAAGCTGGGATCGAAGCAGAAACCGAACCCGTACTTGAGCCCGTACCCGAAGGAGGAACCGAGCCCGGAACTGAACCCGTACCCGGAATTGAACCCGTACCTGTACCCGGACCCGAAGCTGGGACCGAAGCCGGAACTGAACCCGTACCCGGAATTGAACCCGAATCCAAAGCAAGAACTGAACCCGTACCTGTACCCGGACCCGAAGCTGGGACCGAAGCCGGAACTGAGCCCGTACCCGGAACCAAACCCGTACCCGGAACCAAACCCGTACCCGTACCCGGAACTGAAGCAGGAACCGAACCCGTACTCAAACGAGGACCCGAAACAGGAACCGAACCCGTACCTGAACCAGTACCCAAAGCAGGAGCCGAATCCGTACCCGGACCCGAAGCAGGAACCAAACCCGGAACTGAACCCGTACTCAACCCCGGAACCGAACCCGGAACTGAACCCGGAACTGAACCCGTACCCGAACCCGTACTCAACCCCGGAACCGAAGCAGGAACCGAACCCGTACCCGGACCCGGAACTGAACCCGGACCCGAAGCAGGAACCGAACCCGTACAAAAACCCGCACACAAACCCGCACCCAAACTCGCACACAAACCCGCACCCAAACCCGCACACAAACCCGCACCCAAACCCGCACCCAAAGCAGAACGGCCAGACGACACAGCGCCAAGACCTGACCATGACCAGTCCTTATTGGCCGGGTGCTCACCCGAAGCAAGGCACCGCCGACAATCAGGACGCAAGCCAAGGACAAGACGCGGCTCCTCCCGGGCAAGGTACCACTGGGTATGGCATCGGGCGCATCGAGCAAAGTCCCGACCAAgacgcgagcgacgacgatgcatgCAGCAGCCAGAGGTAA
- a CDS encoding WD40 repeat-like-containing domain protein yields MTLADGVHPAAGPPRPGASRRQNGRSLSLSMPWRRPRASPLPPADSSACDDAAVDGADDGHDNGGRRLKGLFRRVSVSFKGMVHRPSARTSAPTADGADGRPQSPHATWSRLREAAEFRHLRTFDDADEVSSTPARAVRQARPCSTSMLADEPSDVPTHAGAAAKASALVQNDVLLRQSLQRKWLQSPSAEDGNDRESGIGIAVNLPSVEVDDVDGPGAVPPQDVNISRLDFISLLPAELAIQIMAFLGATALVKASAVCRSWNRISRSQHIWRESCLRQMAGTFATGGPVVAGTGLGIPPVMPSNDWRRIYQARYALAQRWKGGKARPVYLSGHLDSIYCLQFDEHKIISGSRDKTIRVWDMHTLDCRLVIGPPDVIAAENLLRDEDGKASHYAMGAENVRESESTPSAISFPDYHNASILCLQYDDEMLVTGSSDATCIVYNVKTGYRPVRRLRHHTAAVLDLAFDKKHIVTCSKDISICVWDRATGALVRQLRGHTGPVNAVQMRGNTIVSCSGDFRVKLWNIDTGKNIREFVGHTKGLACSQFSDDGRYVASAGNDKVIRIWDANTGECVREMRAHDNLVRSLHIDSVSGRLVSGSYDSDIKVWDMETGHQLLDFPRWHASWVLSAKSDYRRIVSTGQDPKILIMDFGADVEGIESLESANGSRGFL; encoded by the exons ATGAcgcttgccgacggcgtccacCCCGCCGCCGGGCCACCGCGCCCCGGAGCCTCTCGCCGGCAGAATGGGCGCAGTCTGAGCCTGTCGATGCCGTGGCGCCGTCCCAGAGCCTCGCCTCTCCCCCCTGCCGACTCGTCCGCgtgcgacgacgcggccgtcgacggcgccgacgatggacaCGACAACGGCGGGAGGAGGCTGAAGGGCCTCTTCCGCCGCGTCTCCGTGTCCTTCAAGGGCATGGTTCaccggccgtcggcccgaacgtcggcgccgacggccgacggcgccgacggccgtccgCAGTCCCCGCATGCGACTTGGAGCCGGCTGCGTGAGGCGGCCGAGTTCCGCCATCTGCGAACCtttgacgacgccgacgaggtctcGTCCACGCCGGCACGCGCCGTGCGGCAGGCGCGCCCGTGCTCCACCTCGATGCTTGCCGACGAGCCATCCGACGTGCCGACGCACGCcggggccgccgccaaggcctCGGCCCTTGTCCAGAACGACGTCCTGCTGAGGCAGAGCCTGCAGCGCAAGTGGCTGCAGagcccgtcggccgaggacggcaacgaTCGCGagagcggcatcggcatcgccgtcaacCTCCCCAgcgtcgaggtggacgacgtcgacgggcccGGCGCCGTGCCGCCGCAGGACGTCAACATCAGCAGGCTCGACTTCATCTCCCTGCTccccgccgagctcgccatcCAGATCATGGCCTTTCTCGGCGCCACGGCCCTCGTCAAGGCGAGCGCCGTCTGCCGCAGCTGGAACCGCATCAGCCGGAGCCAGCACATCTGGAGGGAGTCGTGCCTCCGGCAGATGGCCGGCACCTTTGCCACGGGcggccccgtcgtcgccggcacggGCCTCGGCATCCCGCCCGTCATGCCCAGCAACGACTGGCGGCGGATCTACCAGGCCCGCTACGCGCTGGCGCAGCGGTGGAAGGGCGGAAAGGCCCGGCCCGTTTACCTGAGCGGCCACCTCGACAGCATCTACTGTCTCCAGTTCGACGA GCACAAGATCATCTCGGGCTCGCGCGACAAGACGATCCGGGTCTGGGACATGCACACGCTCGATTGccgcctcgtcatcggcccGCCCGACGTCATCGCGGCCGAGAACCTGCTccgggacgaggacggcaaggcgAGCCACTACGCCATGGGCGCCGAGAACGTGCGCGAGTCGgagtcgacgccgagcgccATCTCCTTCCCCGACTATCACAACGCCTCGATCCTCTGCCTGcagtacgacgacgagatgctcGTGACGGGGTCCTCGGACGCGACGTGCATCGTCTACAACGTCAAGACGGGCTACCGGCCCGTCCGCCGGCTGCGCCACCacacggcggcggtgctcgACCTCGCCTTCGACAAGAAGCACATCGTCACGTGCAGCAAGGACATCAGCATCTGCGTCTGGGACCGGGCGACgggcgccctcgtccgccaGCTCCGCGGCCACACGGGCCCCGTCAACGCGGTCCAGATGCGCGGCAACACCATCGTCTCCTGCTCGGGCGACTTCCGCGTCAAGCTGTGGAACATCGACACGGGCAAGAACATCCGCGAGTTCGTCGGCCACACCAAGGGCCTCGCCTGCTCGCAGttctccgacgacggccgctacgtcgcctcggccggcaacgACAAGGTGATCCGCATCTGGGACGCCAACACGGGCGAGTGCGTGCGCGAGATGCGCGCGCACGACAACCTCGTCCGCAGCCTGCACATCGACAGCGTcagcggccgcctcgtcagCGGCAGCTACGACTCGGACATCAAGGTCTGGGACATGGAGACGGGCCACCAGCTGCTCGACTTTCCGCGCTGGCACGCGAGCTGGGTGCTGAGCGCCAAGAGCGACTACCGACGCATCGTCAGCACGGGGCAGGACCCCAAGATCCTCATCATGGACTttggcgccgacgtcgagggcatcgagTCGCTCGAGAGCGCCAACGGCTCGAGGGGCTTCCTCTGA